A section of the Deltaproteobacteria bacterium genome encodes:
- a CDS encoding valine--tRNA ligase produces MPDEASNKALPKAYDFRDVERHWYEEWAQEGLFEAMFDPERPYFSMVIPPPNVTGVLHIGHALNNTLQDILVRYKRMDGYNTLWVPGTDHAGIATQIVVERSLDANGLSRHDLGRKKFIEKIWEWKASSGGKIIEQLKGLGCSCDWSRERFTMDEGLSRAVREVFVRLYEEGLIYKGNYIINWCPRCHTALADIEVEHEQTKGHLWYIRYPLAEKTEKIIKFITVATTRPETMLGDTAVAVHPEDSRYKDLVGKDLVLPLLNRRIPVIADTAVEPRFGTGAVKVTPAHDLNDFEIAKRHGLQSINIFDESAILTEAAGQYAGLDRYQARKQVIADLNKQGLLEKEEAYDLAVGVCYRCKTVVEPRLSRQWFVKVAPLAGPALKAVKDKRTILVPASWERTYDEWMTTIRDWCISRQIWWGHRIPAWTCTACSEVIVAREEPEACPKCGNTDLEQESDVLDTWFSSAIWPFSTLGWPDKTPELEVFYPTSVLITSFDILFFWVARMMMMGLHFMGDVPFEHVYLHALIRDVEGKKMSKSKGNVIDPLTIMEKYGTDAVRFTLAAFAAQGRDIKLAEERIEGYRHFVNKIWNAARFVLLNLKTGEDAMTEAPGPDSFSDPSERWILSRLNQVTCAVRKALDEFAFDVAAKELYQFFWHEYCDWYLELAKPALSGAEPDRYDAARWVTLTVLDHSLRLLHPFMPFVTEELWHHLPGQRGYIMVSPFPGPVEAWNDVRAEGIIKQVMGVVSSIRNARSEIGIHPGAKITVIALPHSENAYRFLDSQEKAIKTLAGVETLSFLKEGEARPEGAATIILDDIEIFIPLEGFVDIEEELRKLNKEEKKLYMELTKTEAKLKNVNFLYRAPQEIVQKERDKVNRFQTKLKKIISHRETLEGILRR; encoded by the coding sequence ATGCCTGATGAGGCAAGCAATAAAGCCCTCCCCAAGGCCTATGACTTCCGTGACGTGGAACGGCATTGGTACGAGGAGTGGGCACAGGAAGGCCTGTTCGAGGCCATGTTTGACCCTGAGCGTCCCTACTTCTCCATGGTGATACCGCCTCCCAATGTCACGGGTGTACTGCATATCGGCCACGCCCTTAACAATACTCTTCAGGATATCCTTGTCCGGTACAAGAGGATGGATGGATATAACACCCTTTGGGTCCCTGGAACAGATCATGCCGGTATTGCCACACAGATTGTGGTGGAGCGCAGCCTGGATGCAAATGGCCTGTCCCGCCACGACCTCGGACGAAAGAAGTTCATAGAGAAGATCTGGGAATGGAAGGCCTCAAGCGGCGGCAAAATCATCGAGCAACTGAAGGGCCTTGGCTGTTCATGTGACTGGTCAAGGGAAAGGTTCACAATGGATGAAGGCCTTTCAAGGGCTGTAAGAGAGGTCTTTGTGCGTCTGTATGAAGAAGGCCTGATATACAAAGGGAATTATATAATCAACTGGTGTCCGAGGTGTCACACCGCCCTTGCCGACATTGAGGTGGAACACGAACAGACAAAAGGACACCTGTGGTATATACGCTATCCGCTTGCTGAGAAGACAGAAAAAATCATCAAATTCATAACCGTTGCCACCACAAGGCCGGAAACCATGCTGGGAGATACGGCAGTGGCCGTCCATCCTGAAGATTCCCGTTACAAGGACCTTGTCGGCAAGGATCTTGTGCTCCCGCTGTTAAACAGACGCATACCGGTGATTGCGGATACGGCGGTAGAGCCCAGGTTCGGTACAGGTGCGGTAAAAGTCACCCCTGCCCACGACCTTAACGACTTTGAAATAGCAAAAAGGCACGGGCTCCAATCCATCAATATCTTTGATGAAAGCGCAATACTCACCGAAGCTGCCGGCCAATATGCCGGTCTCGACCGCTATCAGGCCAGAAAGCAGGTCATTGCCGACCTGAATAAGCAGGGCCTGCTGGAAAAGGAAGAGGCCTACGACCTGGCAGTGGGCGTATGTTATCGCTGCAAGACAGTGGTGGAGCCCAGACTTTCAAGACAATGGTTTGTAAAGGTCGCGCCCCTCGCAGGACCTGCCCTCAAGGCAGTGAAGGATAAGCGGACTATCCTGGTCCCGGCCTCCTGGGAAAGGACATATGATGAGTGGATGACCACTATACGGGACTGGTGCATATCCCGCCAGATCTGGTGGGGGCACCGCATCCCGGCCTGGACCTGCACTGCCTGCAGTGAAGTTATCGTGGCAAGAGAGGAGCCTGAAGCATGCCCCAAATGCGGGAACACGGACCTCGAGCAGGAGAGCGATGTACTTGATACCTGGTTCAGCTCAGCCATCTGGCCCTTTTCTACTCTCGGATGGCCTGACAAGACCCCTGAACTTGAGGTCTTTTACCCCACGTCAGTACTTATAACCAGCTTTGACATCCTGTTCTTCTGGGTGGCCAGGATGATGATGATGGGCCTTCACTTCATGGGGGACGTCCCGTTTGAGCACGTATATCTGCATGCCCTTATCAGGGACGTCGAGGGGAAAAAGATGAGCAAGTCAAAGGGGAACGTAATTGATCCTCTGACCATCATGGAGAAGTACGGAACCGATGCGGTACGCTTCACCCTGGCGGCCTTTGCCGCCCAAGGCAGGGACATAAAGCTGGCAGAAGAGAGGATCGAGGGCTACCGCCACTTTGTCAACAAGATCTGGAACGCGGCCCGGTTTGTACTTCTTAATCTGAAAACCGGAGAAGATGCCATGACCGAGGCTCCTGGACCTGATTCTTTTTCCGATCCATCAGAAAGGTGGATACTTTCACGCCTCAACCAGGTGACCTGCGCTGTGCGGAAGGCACTGGACGAATTCGCTTTTGATGTTGCCGCAAAAGAGCTGTACCAGTTTTTCTGGCATGAATACTGCGACTGGTATCTTGAGCTTGCAAAGCCCGCGCTTTCCGGAGCTGAACCTGATCGATATGACGCGGCCAGATGGGTGACGCTCACTGTACTTGATCACAGCCTCAGGCTCCTCCACCCCTTTATGCCCTTTGTGACAGAGGAACTCTGGCACCATCTCCCCGGGCAAAGGGGATACATCATGGTCTCACCTTTCCCCGGGCCTGTTGAGGCGTGGAACGATGTCCGGGCAGAAGGCATAATCAAACAAGTAATGGGGGTGGTAAGTTCCATCCGGAATGCAAGATCTGAAATTGGAATACACCCGGGGGCCAAGATCACTGTAATCGCCCTGCCGCACTCTGAGAATGCTTACCGTTTTCTGGATTCCCAGGAAAAGGCCATAAAAACTCTTGCCGGGGTGGAGACCCTGAGCTTTCTGAAAGAAGGGGAGGCACGCCCCGAGGGTGCAGCTACGATCATACTCGATGATATTGAGATCTTCATACCTCTTGAGGGATTTGTCGATATTGAGGAAGAACTCCGAAAGCTCAACAAGGAGGAGAAAAAGCTCTACATGGAGCTTACCAAGACAGAGGCCAAGCTCAAGAATGTAAACTTTCTTTACAGGGCACCTCAAGAGATCGTGCAGAAAGAACGCGACAAGGTCAACAGGTTCCAGACCAAACTGAAAAAAATTATCTCTCACAGAGAGACCCTTGAAGGCATACTCAGGAGATAG
- a CDS encoding tRNA (adenosine(37)-N6)-threonylcarbamoyltransferase complex ATPase subunit type 1 TsaE codes for MACSRIGHNGSVHCLCLDCHCAHQAETHTVRLRYILKGIEATNVLGNCVSTVLGPGNLLLLSGDLGAGKTSLTKAIASGLGIEEKEVTSPSFTIIHEHLGGRLPLIHVDLYRLGPPHADITEIGLEEYFDGKNVIIVEWAEYLKDPLAETALKMDLVFVDEQSRKVYLTGKAGIWRERLLLIDDCMKQSYSDQRFIRKE; via the coding sequence TTGGCCTGTTCACGCATTGGTCATAACGGTTCTGTCCATTGCCTGTGCCTGGATTGCCATTGTGCTCATCAGGCGGAGACTCATACTGTGAGGCTACGATATATACTGAAGGGTATAGAGGCCACTAATGTCCTGGGGAATTGTGTGTCAACCGTGCTCGGACCCGGTAACCTCCTGCTTTTGTCAGGGGACCTTGGAGCAGGAAAAACAAGTCTGACCAAGGCAATAGCCTCTGGCCTCGGAATAGAGGAAAAGGAGGTGACAAGCCCTTCTTTTACCATAATCCACGAACATCTGGGCGGTCGCTTGCCCTTAATTCATGTGGATCTATACCGGCTTGGTCCTCCCCATGCAGATATCACTGAGATAGGGCTTGAAGAATATTTTGACGGAAAGAACGTGATAATCGTCGAATGGGCCGAATACCTGAAAGACCCGCTGGCAGAAACGGCGCTTAAAATGGACTTGGTTTTTGTTGATGAGCAAAGCAGGAAGGTATATCTGACCGGCAAAGCCGGGATATGGCGCGAAAGACTTCTGCTGATTGATGATTGCATGAAACAAAGCTATTCTGACCAGCGATTTATAAGAAAGGAGTAA
- the glnD gene encoding [protein-PII] uridylyltransferase has protein sequence MPDHLSKSDGLRSGREALQTLWERGLMGRELLVEHARIMDVFLSEAFSACPEAEEKMALIALGGYGRAELFPFSDIDVMLLYEPEVEDRVPAVAESVFYPLWDAGLEVGHSVRTVEACLADAQKDFFFQVTLLDARFIRGDHLLFIRLEREFIQRFLKDRKKTFVEDMIAHRKERHRRFGANAYLLEPNIKESRGGLRDINAILWTSKVLFGLEGTRSIEEAGLITRKERIALEDSWDSLLRIRNRLHYISSRKNDRLFFEYQEDVSGFLGYKDSNNMLGVEHFMREVHGNLQTIAAISDLFFENVKEISKLSTCGKENEILEPGIEVIDCRIKLTEPSLLEERPHLLMRLFAHAARTGLPVHYSTRRLVSANLDLVDEKLRTSKHMAKAFMQALQDAKRPLEVMEAMLDTGLLAAYIPEFSLIKSLVQHDVYHIHTVDRHLLQTVAELHDLEKEERRIFMALKSPHILYLSALLHDIGKGRGGHHAERGAGMIHDIGKRMGLSIEERDCLTFLVQNHLYLVHIATRRDLEDESLIMKCAGEIQDLERLNMLYLLSIADSRATGPNVWNDWKAALVHELYLKITLFLEGSEIYDYHRTLDLEWMKQQIASRLGENAQERLSIMPDEYILGFTPEAIERHFQLKVQLSDRPSLIFPEDRTTYWSLLVMARDRTGLLARIFGILALHDLNVLAAQIFTLRDGTAIDVVNVKSSVNKGYDEQDWEALKTNLELALDDRLGLTHRLAGKYRPARSGDWQKYRKRSARVVLDNEASDFYTIVEVYAEDRIGLLYDVTRTLADFGLNISRAKIGTKVDQVVDVFYVQDKMGHKIRTPDLQEEIRNALLHAVNCGVSQNSEVQGSKVQGF, from the coding sequence ATGCCAGATCATTTATCAAAATCGGATGGGTTACGTTCCGGCCGTGAGGCCCTGCAAACCCTATGGGAGCGGGGTCTCATGGGACGGGAGCTTCTTGTAGAGCACGCCAGGATTATGGATGTCTTTTTATCAGAGGCATTTTCTGCCTGTCCTGAAGCCGAAGAAAAAATGGCCTTGATAGCCTTGGGAGGATACGGAAGAGCAGAACTCTTTCCATTTTCTGATATTGATGTGATGTTGCTTTATGAACCAGAAGTAGAAGATCGGGTGCCCGCTGTTGCTGAATCCGTGTTTTATCCCCTGTGGGATGCCGGGTTAGAGGTGGGCCACAGTGTGAGGACTGTTGAGGCCTGTTTGGCTGATGCCCAGAAAGACTTTTTCTTTCAGGTAACACTATTAGATGCAAGGTTTATCCGCGGAGACCATTTACTCTTTATCCGGCTGGAGCGCGAATTCATTCAGAGATTTTTGAAGGACAGGAAAAAAACCTTTGTGGAGGACATGATCGCCCACAGAAAGGAAAGGCATAGGCGCTTTGGAGCCAATGCCTATCTCCTTGAGCCCAACATTAAAGAAAGCAGGGGAGGCCTGAGGGACATTAATGCAATTTTATGGACTTCTAAGGTTCTTTTTGGACTGGAAGGTACCAGATCCATTGAAGAGGCAGGGCTCATTACCCGGAAGGAAAGGATTGCGCTGGAAGATTCATGGGATTCTCTGCTACGGATAAGAAACAGGCTCCACTATATCAGCTCTCGCAAAAACGACAGACTTTTTTTCGAATATCAGGAAGATGTTTCCGGTTTCCTTGGGTATAAGGACAGTAACAATATGCTTGGTGTGGAACATTTCATGAGGGAAGTTCATGGCAACCTGCAGACCATAGCTGCCATATCGGACCTGTTTTTTGAAAATGTTAAGGAGATCTCGAAACTTTCCACATGCGGCAAAGAAAACGAGATTCTCGAGCCCGGCATAGAGGTCATTGATTGCCGCATAAAACTCACAGAACCATCACTACTCGAAGAACGTCCCCATCTTTTGATGCGGCTCTTTGCCCATGCGGCCAGGACCGGACTGCCTGTACATTATAGCACAAGGCGGCTTGTAAGCGCCAACTTGGACCTTGTAGACGAGAAGCTGAGAACCTCAAAACACATGGCCAAGGCATTTATGCAGGCGCTTCAGGATGCAAAAAGGCCTTTGGAGGTCATGGAGGCTATGCTGGATACAGGCCTTCTTGCCGCCTACATCCCGGAGTTTTCTTTGATAAAATCCCTGGTCCAACACGATGTTTATCACATTCATACAGTGGATAGGCACTTACTCCAGACTGTTGCCGAACTTCATGATCTGGAGAAGGAAGAGCGCCGGATTTTTATGGCCCTGAAATCACCCCACATACTCTATCTATCCGCCCTGCTACACGATATAGGAAAGGGTCGCGGTGGACACCACGCTGAACGGGGGGCCGGAATGATCCATGATATAGGGAAGAGGATGGGACTTTCCATAGAAGAACGTGACTGTCTTACCTTTCTTGTGCAGAACCATCTATATTTGGTGCATATTGCCACGAGACGGGACCTGGAAGATGAAAGCCTCATAATGAAATGCGCCGGGGAGATACAAGACCTTGAACGGTTAAATATGCTCTATCTCCTCTCCATAGCGGACTCGAGGGCAACCGGACCAAACGTCTGGAATGATTGGAAAGCTGCGCTGGTGCATGAACTATACTTGAAAATTACCCTCTTCCTGGAAGGATCAGAGATCTATGATTACCACAGGACCCTGGATTTAGAGTGGATGAAGCAACAGATAGCCTCCAGGCTCGGAGAAAATGCGCAGGAGCGTCTTTCCATAATGCCTGATGAGTATATACTGGGCTTTACTCCTGAGGCCATTGAAAGGCATTTTCAGCTCAAGGTTCAGTTGTCGGATCGGCCTTCTCTGATATTTCCTGAGGACAGGACAACTTACTGGTCCCTGCTTGTGATGGCCAGGGACCGAACGGGCCTCCTTGCCAGGATATTCGGAATTCTGGCCCTTCACGATCTCAACGTGCTTGCTGCTCAGATTTTTACCTTACGGGATGGGACGGCAATAGATGTAGTGAATGTGAAATCTTCGGTAAACAAAGGTTATGACGAACAGGACTGGGAAGCCCTCAAGACAAATCTGGAGCTGGCGCTGGACGACCGGCTGGGACTGACCCATCGACTGGCAGGAAAGTACAGGCCTGCAAGATCGGGCGACTGGCAGAAATACCGAAAACGCTCGGCACGAGTCGTCCTGGACAATGAGGCATCGGACTTCTATACAATCGTGGAGGTCTATGCCGAGGACAGAATCGGACTTCTCTATGATGTTACGCGTACACTGGCGGATTTCGGCCTGAATATTTCCAGAGCCAAGATAGGTACAAAGGTTGACCAGGTAGTGGATGTCTTTTACGTGCAGGACAAAATGGGGCATAAAATCCGCACCCCTGACCTGCAGGAAGAAATCCGAAATGCCCTGTTGCATGCAGTAAATTGCGGGGTGTCTCAGAATTCTGAGGTTCAGGGTTCAAAGGTTCAGGGGTTCTGA
- the nadC gene encoding nicotinate-nucleotide diphosphorylase (carboxylating) gives MYPPHRFLYSRQVYAALAEDLEHGDITTDVTVPPEVSGSAVIVAREAAVIAGTFVAQEVFRQIDPDIRFKETREEGSEVSRGDVVMDLCGKLAAILQAERVALNFLQRLCGIATLTRRFVQELSGLPCKLVDTRKTTPGMRMLQKYAVRIGGGHNHRYSLSDGILIKDNHITACGSIKESIIRARAGAPHTLLLEIEVSGIKELEEAIKAGADAVLLDNMDPATLKDAVSLARKLKPGVILEASGGIRLENVREIAETGVDIISVGQLTHSAAASDLSLKVLKE, from the coding sequence ATATATCCGCCACACCGCTTTTTATACAGTCGGCAAGTATACGCAGCCCTGGCAGAAGACCTTGAACACGGTGACATAACCACCGATGTCACAGTACCCCCTGAGGTCTCCGGTTCAGCCGTTATCGTTGCCAGGGAGGCTGCCGTAATAGCAGGTACATTTGTAGCCCAGGAGGTCTTCAGACAAATTGACCCGGACATACGGTTCAAAGAAACAAGGGAAGAGGGCTCGGAGGTCTCCAGGGGCGATGTAGTCATGGATCTTTGCGGGAAGCTTGCCGCTATTCTCCAGGCAGAACGGGTGGCACTTAATTTCCTTCAACGCCTGTGCGGCATTGCCACCCTCACCAGGCGTTTTGTACAGGAACTCTCAGGCCTTCCCTGTAAATTGGTGGACACCAGGAAGACTACACCGGGAATGAGAATGCTTCAGAAGTATGCGGTAAGGATAGGAGGAGGCCATAACCATCGCTACAGCCTGTCAGACGGCATTCTCATAAAAGACAACCACATTACGGCATGCGGTTCAATAAAAGAGAGCATAATCCGGGCCAGGGCCGGAGCACCGCACACACTTTTACTGGAAATAGAGGTTTCAGGGATTAAAGAACTCGAAGAGGCCATAAAGGCCGGGGCGGACGCAGTGCTTCTGGACAACATGGACCCGGCAACACTCAAGGATGCCGTATCCCTTGCAAGGAAGCTCAAACCCGGGGTAATCCTTGAGGCATCAGGTGGTATACGTCTTGAAAATGTCCGGGAAATCGCCGAGACAGGAGTGGACATAATCTCAGTAGGACAACTTACCCACTCGGCCGCGGCAAGCGATTTAAGTCTCAAGGTCCTGAAGGAATAG
- a CDS encoding adenosylcobinamide-GDP ribazoletransferase yields MCAESYPEDPCGVGEIGVAGIKSVLFALQFLTIIPLAPGLSFKDSELKASLAFFPSVGLLLGGLVAGFDWAAKDLWPPSVVGAMDVAWLAFLTRGLHLDGLTDTSDAIGSGAGPEKALSIMKDSHSGALGILVLVLVLILKASALAVLSGRGAWEAVLLCPCLSRWALNVMASFSIYARPEGGLGEAFVGPGTRWTLALAGPTALGAAWFIWGLWGIWLFAGVVAWSLLASLWFRMRLGGVTGDVLGGHLEVSETLLFLGAAAVCRINF; encoded by the coding sequence ATATGTGCGGAAAGTTATCCAGAGGATCCATGCGGAGTGGGAGAAATAGGAGTCGCCGGTATTAAAAGTGTCCTGTTTGCCCTTCAGTTTCTGACCATAATTCCCCTGGCTCCTGGTTTGTCATTCAAAGATTCGGAGTTGAAGGCATCTCTTGCATTCTTTCCATCAGTCGGCTTGTTACTCGGTGGTTTGGTTGCGGGCTTTGACTGGGCAGCAAAAGATCTATGGCCTCCGTCTGTTGTGGGTGCGATGGATGTGGCCTGGCTGGCCTTTCTTACCAGGGGATTGCATCTGGATGGCCTGACTGACACGTCCGACGCCATAGGAAGCGGGGCAGGACCTGAAAAGGCCTTGAGTATCATGAAGGACAGCCACAGCGGTGCCCTGGGAATCCTGGTCCTTGTACTCGTATTGATACTTAAGGCATCGGCCCTTGCGGTTTTGTCCGGCAGGGGGGCCTGGGAGGCGGTATTGCTGTGCCCTTGCCTTTCCCGTTGGGCACTGAATGTCATGGCATCCTTTTCAATCTATGCCCGGCCCGAGGGAGGTCTTGGCGAGGCATTTGTGGGGCCTGGCACCAGGTGGACCCTGGCCCTGGCTGGTCCGACGGCCCTCGGGGCCGCATGGTTTATCTGGGGACTATGGGGCATCTGGCTCTTTGCCGGAGTAGTAGCCTGGAGTCTGCTGGCATCTTTATGGTTCAGGATGAGGCTTGGAGGCGTGACAGGAGATGTGCTGGGAGGACACTTAGAGGTATCCGAGACCTTGCTGTTTCTTGGTGCGGCAGCGGTTTGCAGAATTAATTTCTAA
- a CDS encoding alpha-ribazole phosphatase, with the protein MRQRFAELISNSRSRLEIGNRGKWNKKVQNTVGYQIMRSSETVQRHKAQISNFKIDSMKKPARIILLRHGEVENAGSVFYSQQDIHLSERGRKQSLVLADRLKDIPLSMIFSSDLSRCLFLAKAIAGERGLAVEARSELREADFGLWSGLGWDAVEAGYPGAILEYMKKPESYRPPQGENLAEVALRVWRVIGEVLKEYKEKTVAIVSHGGVNRVLIAKAIGLSLNNIFFLEQDFACVNVLDFYQDGPVILRLLNWSADKGITRLLESSG; encoded by the coding sequence GTGCGGCAGCGGTTTGCAGAATTAATTTCTAATAGCCGTTCACGGCTTGAAATCGGAAATCGGGGCAAGTGGAACAAAAAGGTTCAGAATACCGTGGGCTATCAGATAATGCGATCATCTGAAACAGTACAAAGGCATAAAGCCCAAATTTCCAATTTCAAAATAGACTCAATGAAAAAACCCGCTCGAATTATACTCTTAAGACATGGAGAGGTAGAAAATGCAGGGAGCGTATTCTACAGTCAGCAAGACATACACCTTTCAGAGCGTGGCAGAAAGCAGAGCCTCGTCCTGGCGGATAGACTAAAAGACATCCCGCTCAGCATGATTTTCAGCAGCGATCTCAGCCGCTGTCTCTTTCTGGCAAAAGCAATTGCCGGAGAAAGGGGCCTTGCAGTGGAGGCCAGGTCAGAGTTAAGGGAAGCGGATTTTGGCCTCTGGTCCGGCCTTGGCTGGGATGCCGTGGAAGCAGGATATCCCGGTGCCATTTTAGAATACATGAAAAAACCGGAGTCTTACAGACCACCGCAGGGAGAGAATCTGGCAGAAGTCGCTTTACGCGTTTGGCGTGTCATAGGCGAGGTTCTCAAGGAATATAAAGAAAAAACCGTGGCAATAGTAAGTCATGGCGGTGTGAACAGGGTCTTGATTGCAAAAGCGATAGGCCTTTCGTTAAACAACATATTCTTCCTTGAGCAGGACTTCGCTTGCGTCAACGTCCTGGATTTTTACCAGGACGGTCCGGTGATCTTACGTTTACTGAACTGGTCAGCAGATAAGGGAATCACAAGACTTCTGGAATCTTCAGGCTGA
- a CDS encoding nodulation factor ABC transporter ATP-binding protein NodI (involved in the export of lipooligosaccharides during nodulation) — protein sequence MRNLTKRFGDRIAVSDLDLSIYPGECLGLLGPNGAGKTTTIYMLLGIVRPTSGEISIFGESIPKRLKHVKSRMGVVPQADNLDPDLTVFENLLVYAAYFGIDHSIARKRADDLLGFFALKDRSDEIIQHLSGGQRRRLLLSRALINAPELLILDEPTIGLDPQARHLMWERLEDLRSQGTTMLLTSHYMEEVSRLANRVLILDEGKIVAQGDPGEMVADMIGFEVFEVADSPERLDTLEKTLRSCKVDTEKVADRLFIYVHEPCAELETMAISFCHVSKRPANLEDLFLKLTGRSLREK from the coding sequence ATCCGGAATCTCACAAAGCGATTCGGAGACAGGATCGCAGTCAGTGATCTCGACCTCAGTATATACCCCGGAGAGTGTCTGGGGCTGCTCGGCCCTAATGGGGCCGGAAAGACTACCACCATATATATGCTCCTGGGCATTGTCCGGCCCACTTCAGGTGAAATCAGTATCTTTGGTGAATCTATCCCCAAACGGCTGAAACACGTAAAATCGAGGATGGGCGTGGTACCACAGGCAGACAACCTGGATCCTGATCTGACTGTATTTGAAAACCTTCTCGTCTATGCCGCGTATTTTGGAATAGACCATTCCATAGCCAGGAAGCGGGCAGACGATCTCCTCGGTTTTTTTGCCTTGAAAGATCGAAGTGATGAGATCATTCAACATCTTTCAGGTGGTCAGCGAAGGCGTCTTCTCCTGTCAAGGGCCCTGATAAATGCGCCGGAACTGCTGATCCTTGACGAGCCCACCATAGGTCTTGATCCCCAGGCCAGACACTTGATGTGGGAGCGTCTTGAAGACCTGAGATCCCAGGGTACTACCATGCTCCTTACGAGCCACTATATGGAGGAGGTGTCCCGCCTGGCCAACAGGGTATTGATACTTGATGAAGGGAAAATAGTTGCGCAGGGGGATCCTGGAGAAATGGTGGCTGATATGATAGGATTTGAAGTGTTTGAGGTGGCTGACAGCCCGGAAAGGCTTGACACCCTGGAGAAAACTCTCCGCTCCTGCAAGGTGGATACAGAGAAGGTAGCAGACAGGCTCTTCATATACGTCCATGAACCATGTGCCGAGCTTGAGACCATGGCCATTTCCTTCTGTCATGTCAGCAAAAGACCGGCAAATCTGGAAGATCTGTTTTTAAAGCTGACAGGGAGGTCTCTGAGAGAAAAATGA